GACAGGAGCGCCGGGCTAACTCGCTTGCCACAAAAAAGGAGAGATTGGATGCCAAGTTTGATGGGAGTGTTCAATCGCTGAAGGATTTTTTGGATAGCTATTACAGTGTAGAGGATCGCAGAGATGCCTTGAGCCTGATTGATGAGCCCCTGCATCTTGCCGCCTCCCAATTTAGTTATCCCATAACATCAGAGCAGGCCGGTGTGTTGCTCTATTTATGCGGAAGAGCTATTGATACGGATGCCATCCCACGAAAAACGCTGTACTCTCTTATAGAAATTGTTATCAAGGAGGAGCGTGCAAATGCTACAAACTGTTAACCGTATTAAAGCGCTGGAGCGCATGAGTACCTGTGGCTTGAGCAAAAAGCATACACATCAGTATAGTGTTCCCACACTGCTCACAACCTGCGAACGGATTGAAGAGCAAGGTTTAACAGGACTACTTTCCTCTGTTTTGCCCGAACGTATCCAGCAAGAACTGATCTGCAACGAACAATTTGCAGGCTACTACAAGAAACTGGTGGATTGTAAAGTGCCCCACCATTTCATCAATGACTGGCTGGAGTCTGCGGATCGTTTCGGGGAATCTCTGATGGGGCGTTATACCGTTGAACAGATGGTTCAAATGTACGGCTCCGGGGTCAACGGCTCCTGCTGTCAATACGAGTGTCTGAAGTATTTCGAACACGACTTAGCGGATGAAGCATTGTGGCCCGCATTGGTAGATAACCTGAACGCTTTCTATGCGCAGAACGCCGTGACTTTATCCGATTTGAAACCGCAGGAGCGGGAGATGCTGAAGCTCCCTTATTTTGCCTCTTTCATCGATGTTTCCGGACGTACCATTTCAACCAGCCTCTCTGTGCTTTCCTCCAATGAGACGATGCGGGCGGTCCTGGATTTCCTGTTCCGTGAACAAGTGGAGCATTCTTTCACAGAGGATGAGTTGACTTCGCTCTCCCATCTGGAGGCTAAGGATCTTGAACTTGTGCGCCAGACATACTCCAATCTGGGTTCTGACCCTGGATGGATGGAGCGGTTTCTGGACTGGTGGCTCTCTAACCACGGTCTGCGCCATGATCTGCAGTGGTTCGCTCAACGGCGCGAGCCACTTACAGACGAGGAAAAGCATCAGGTGCTGGATACCTGGGTCGGATACTTGAACGCCCTGTATTCCGGGAGTTTGGAGGTGCCTTTTGCATCCATCAGACCCATTCAGTACGATGTACTGATCTACGCCATCGCCCACAAGAAGAAACGGTTTCTCCACATGGTTTCGGAGCATTTTGAGGACTTCTGCAAACTAGGTCGGGAATCCTTCCTGCTGGAAGAGAGTTTCTACACCCGCTGCAATTTGAATGCGCTGAACGGCAAGGATTTCCTCGCGTGCGCTGGCGAGGCCGGACAGAGGAACAACCTTGATCTGCTGGAACAGAGGGAGTATACTTTTCAGGAACTCAAATTGCTGTGCTATGCCAAGCCGGTCTACATCCAGTTCTATGGGATGCTGGCGGATATCGGCGTGGATCGGAAACTCGTTGTTATGCGGGAACTGCTCAAGGGAGATCTGTTGAACATGCAGATTGCTGAGGAGGACCTGTGTGGCCTGGCCGCGCTTCTGTCCCAGAAACCGCTGAGTGTGTGGCGACAGAAAGAGTTGGGCCATATTGCCGGCCTGTCCGCCACTGACGCTGTGCGCGTCCTGCTGGTCTATGACAAGATCAAGTTATTGATCCCTGAACTACTCACCTGGGAAGATGCACTCTTTGCCAGCCGGAACGCAGATCGGATGCGAGGCTATCAGAGCTGGACTCAGATGCGCAACGATCTCATTTATGTGGATCAAGACTGGGTTGCATTGGCGAAAGAATTGGAACTTGACGAGAAATTCCTTCAAGACAATGAGCAACACATCGTCCGCTTCATTATGGGGGAGGGGGCGGAGATGACCCGGCTCTATTATGAGTACACTGAGAATAAGGAGGCATTCCGCCGTATCATCCTGGCAGAACTGATGGGCGAATTTAAAACACTCAAATACTATCCCAATGACCTGAATAGGGAAATCAGTTTCCCAACCACAAAACAGCAGCAGTTGCTTTGGCAGACGAACACCGCTATGGAGACCTACGGCATTCTGGTGGAGGAAGTGGATGATTACTACTCTACCCTGCGTCTGGGGAGGTTGCCATACTCCACATGCTTATCTTATGTGGATGGTCAATACCGGGAATGCCTGCTCTCCAGTTTTGACTCAAATAAGAAAATCCTACTAGCCAAGAAGAATGGTAAGGTCATAGGGCGGGCTGTGATCCGGCTGACCAAGGGCCGGGATTATCTGCGAGATGATGTCGATGCTCCGACCTTGGAGTTCGCCGATCTGACTAAACCACCCGAGAAACGATATGAGGATGAGCGGCCTGCAGACCAGCTGACCCTGTTCTTGGAGCGTCCCTACTTCAAGAATGCGAATTACTCGGAAACCGCTGTTATCAAACAGATGTTTATCTCTCTGGTACGGAAGAAGGCGATGCAGATGCTGGCTACCCCAGTCTTGGCGATTTGCTATGAAGAGCAGTGCGCTGCATCTGACTTTGTGCGGATGAGGTACGCCCTCTACATTTCCAAGTCCAAAGGCGGCGCCCAGTATCTGGACTCGTTGGACGGACAAGTGAAAGTCTCACGGGAGGGTTCCTTTAAGGCGTTCCCGTTCCTTGTGCTGCCAAGCAACGAGATGGCGGCTATATCCTGATTAGTACAGTATCTCAATCAACCAGAAAACGGGGGATGTGAAGCGAATACGCTCCAGATCCCCCGTTTTTTCTTGGGCAGAAGCGATGATATAAAAATGATGCTTCAAGTTTCGAACAGAATGTCGGAGTCAACTTTACTGACATCGGCATTATAGTGATTGTTTCTAAAGAGGATTAAGCAGGTGCGGGGGCCTTCTGTACCGGCTTCCTTTCTGTTTCGGTGTTTACTGAAATCGTGCCCGCGCACATTCTGGAGAAATATAGGAGTCGCCACCACACCTTGAAATAGGTTGGTGGCGGCTTTTTCTATGGCAAATTTCTTTCTCTGAAACGGGGAATGAGGAGAAGACACCAAGATCTTCAGGGAAGGCATCCTGCTGCACCTTGACAAATAGGCGGTATGCGCCTCATATGCGGCAACGGGTACATTGCGAATATGGAGAGCCGTACAAGCAGACTGGGCCGTGATCCCAAATTTGGAAAGGAGGCAGGGGGGAGCCGGATGTTGTGTGCAGACAAGCTGTGGCGGCTTGGAGGCCATGACCCATATTCGTTGATCATGATACACCACTTCGGCTGTGATCCGAGCGGTAACCAATCCGCCGCAGGTTACGGGAAGTGCCAATAGCTCGGGGAGTAAGTCTCGCGGAGCGGCTTAGCCAGCCGCCGCCCGTTGCTTTTTGGATTCAGACAGAAAGGGAGATGAAACATGGAAAAACAAGAGGTTCCCATTTGGGAAAAGGCAAATTTGACGATAGATGAAGCGGCTGCCTACTTCGGGATCGGAACCAACAAATTGCGGGAGATAACCAGCAACCCAGATTGCGAGTTTGTGATTCGGGTCGGGGCTAAGCGGTTGATCAAACGAAAAAAATTCGAGAGATACTTGGAAGACGTGGATACAGTGTAACCAATTTTGGATGGAAGCCGGGATGCAGCGGATGCTGTATCCCGGCTTTGCAACAGGGAAATTACAGAAAACTTATTGAAAACATGGGATGTTCATATTATTATATATGTGTGTGGGCATTCTCTTGGAAGGAGGATATTGTGTCCGACAAAAGACGCGATTCCAAAGGGCGTCTCCTGAAACAAGGGGAACGACAACGAGAGGATGGCAAATACGAGTATAGGTACTATGATGAAAAAGGAGGTAGGCACAGCGTATATAGTTGGAGACTGGTCGACACAGATAGGATCCCGCCTGGGAAACGAGACGCTGAATCACTGCGTTCAATGGAAAAGCGAATCCGAAGAGATCTGGAAGATGGAATCAAAACACACGAAGCAGACCGGACGACGCTGAATTACCATTATGATAGATATATTGCGCAGAAGATTGAGATCAAGGAGTCTACCAGAGAAAACTATAAATACATGTATGATAAGTATGTACGGGAAGAAATCGGACAGATGAAGTTGTCGAATATCAAATATAGTGATATCAAGAAGTTTTATTTGTCCTTGATTCACGACAAGGGATTCAAACCAAACAGTATGGAAGTCATACACACAATTCTTCATCCGGTTTTTTCTACAGCAGTTCGAGACGGCATCATTCGGTTGAATCCGACCGATGGCGTAATGAACGAAATCAAAAGGACCCATAACTGGGAGAAGCCGAAAAGAAAAGCCTTGACAGAAGCGCAACAATCTGCTTTTATTAGTTATGTTTCTTCATCGCCGACTTACAGGCATTGGCTGTCGGTATTTACAGTGTTGCTGGGGACAGGCTGCAGGATCGGCGAAGTGGTGGGGCTGCGCTGGCAGGATTGTGACTTTTCGCAGGGAATTATATCCATTAACCACAATCTTGTGTACCGCAAACGGGAAAGCACCGGAAAAGTTGGATTTCATGTGAACACACCGAAAACGAGAGCGGGAATCAGGATAATCCCGATGCTCGCAGAAGTAAAGCACGCGCTCCTGCAGGAACGGTTGCGCCAGATGGAAGAGGGCTTCAATGATTGTGTCATTGACGGCTATTCGGGCTTTATTTTCTCGACACGCTATGGAGATGTACTTAACCCACATTGTGTTAACCGAGCGATTGAGCGTATCTGCAGGGATTATAATGCCGAGGAAAAGCAAAAGGCCAAAATGGAAAAACGGTGTCCAGAGCTGCTGCCACATTTTTCTTGCCACAATTTAAGACACACTTTCTGCACCAGATTCTGTGAAAATGAACGTGACCTGAAAGTTATACAGGAGATTATGGGACATGCAGATATCACGACGACGATGAATGTTTATAATGAGGCAACCAAGGAAAAGAAAGTAGCAAGTTTTGCGAATCTGGAGGGCAAAATCCGAATCAGTTGATTTACCCCCATTTTTACCCCCATTGGTGATGAAACGGTAGAAACTTATACCAAGTTATAAATCCAAAAGTTCGAGAGGACACCTCAAAATGCGGAATACAGAAACTTATAACACTTTGCAGAAGCCGGAAATTCTATTCCCCACCATGAAACCGCTGGATCTGCCGAAGACGGAAAAGCAAGAGGAGAGAGCACCCACCACAACTCCGAGTGCCACGGAGACGATGGACTTCTCCCAGGTGGAGATTGAGCCGCTGTTCGCGGATATGGTGGACTTTGAGACCTTCAGCCGCTCTGACTTCCGGGCAGTCAAGGTCAAGGCGTGCGAGGCCGTGCCCAAGAGCAAGAAGCTCCTGAAGTTCACCTTGGATGACGGCTCTGGCACAGACCGGGTGATTTTAAGCGGCATCCACGATACCTATGAGCCGGAAGAGCTGCTGGGCAAGACGCTCATTGCCATCACCAACCTGCCGCCGCGCAGGATGATGGGGATTGATTCCTGCGGCATGATTATCTCCGCTGTCCACCATGAGAGTGGGGAGGAAAGGCTGCACTGCCTGATGGTGGACGACCGTATCCCAGCTGGCGCCAAGCTTTATTGAGCATTCGAGCCTTGGGATAGGCTCATAACGCCTGCGGCCTCTTCGCCCAACGGAATTTTCCTGAAAAGGAGCGCGCCTATGGAGACCATTACCAGCCGGACCAATCCCCTGTGCACCCACCTGAGGAAGCTGGCGTCCTCTGGGAGCTACCGGAGAGAACGGAGGGAATTCCTCTGCGACAGTCCAAAGCTGCTGGAGGAGGCTCTTGCCTATGGCAGTAGATTGCAGACTGTGGTATGTACGGAGCAGGCGGCGCTGCCGTTTGTCCCCGCTGGCGTCCGGCTGGTGGCCGTGCCGGGAGATGTGATGAAATCCATCTCCCCAGCCCAGACGCCCCAGGGTGTGCTCTGCGTGTGCAAAATGCCGGAAAGCGCCCTGCCGGAGCGTCTCACGGGCAGGCGCTATGTGGTCCTGGACGGCGTCCAAGACCCCGGCAACGTGGGGACGATCCTCCGCACCGCCGATGCCTTTGGCGCGGACGGGGTGTTTTTGGTAAACGGCTGCGCAGACCTTTATAACCCTAAGACAGTTCGAGCCACGATGGGAGCGATTTTTCGCTGCCCGGCCTGGTCCTGCGGCCTGGAGGAGGTTTTGGAGCTGCTGGCGGGGATTCCATTGTACGGCGCCGCGCTGCGATCTGACACGACGGACGTGCGCACGGTGGATTACAGCCGCTGTGCCTTAGCAGTGGGCAGTGAGGGGAGGGGACTCTCCCAGGCGCTGCTGGCGGCCTGCACGAAGACACTTCTGATTCCGATGCAGCCACACTGCGAGTCCCTGAATGCGGCGGTAGCCGCCGCAGTGCTGCTATGGGAGGCGGCAAGAGAGACGATATAAAGGAGGCGGCGCCATGTCGGCATTGAAATACTGGCTGTGGCTGGCGGAGCTGCGGGGGCTGAACAATCAGACCCGGCTGGCTCTGCTGCGCCATTTTGGAACCCCGGAGGACGTGTTTTACGCCGACACCGGGGAACTTTTGCTGACTGAGGGCATCACCCGTGAACAGGCCTTGGCGCTGGAAAACCGTGATCTCTCCGCCGCAGACGCGATCCTGGCGGACTGCCAGAGGCTGAACCAGCGCATTTTAACCATTCAGGATGCGGAGTATCCTGGGCGCTTGAAAAATATTTATGACCCGCCATGTCTGCTATATATCCGAGGCCATCTGCCCAGCTTTGATGAGGAGGCGGCAGTGGCCGTGGTAGGCACCCGGGGCTGCACACCTTATGGCGTTGCCTGCGCGGAACGGCTGGGCTACGGGCTGGCCTCTGCCGGCGCGGTGGTGGTCAGCGGACTTGCACGTGGCATCGATGCGGCGGCCAGCCGGGGCGCGCTCCTGGCTGGCGGCATTGCCGTAGGTGTTGCGGGCTGTGGTCTGGATGTCTATTATCCCGCGGAGAACCGGGGGCTCTATGAGGACATTGCGGCGGCGGGCGTGCTGCTGTCGGAATACCCGCCGGGAGCGAGGCCGGACGGGCGCCATTTCCCTGTCCGCAATCGGATTCTCTCCGGCCTCTCCGTCGCCACGCTGGTGGTGGAAGCCCCAGAGCGCAGCGGCGCCCTCATTACAGCTGGCACCGCTTTGGAGCAGGGGCGGGATGTGTTTGCAGTGCCCGGCCCTATCGACGCGCCCGCTAGCGCAGGCTGCAACCGCTTGATTCAGGAGGGCGCTGGACTGGTGACGGAGGCCTGGGATTTGCTGAGGGAATACGCGGAGCGGTTCCCGGCAAAGCTTCACCGGGAGGAGGCGCGGGAGATTCCTCGGACCTTGGGCTATCAGGCCCGGCAGAAAAAGGAGGAGCCCCGGTTGGTGCCGCCGTCTGCGAGCGCAGCGGAGCTGGGCCTGACAGATGACCAGATCGTTCTGCTACGCCTGCTGGATGCGGAGGAGCCGGCCCTGGTGGACGACTTGATTGAGCAGAGCGGAATTCCCACGCGGCGGGTGCTCTCCGCCCTGACAGTGCTGGAGGTGGACGATTTGATCCGGCAGCACAGCGGAAAACGCTATACCCGCATCGTGAGTTTGAAGGAATAAATGCGCGCCCTGGTGGGGCGAGCTGGAGGTAAATATGGCAAAACAGAGTTTGGTCATTGTGGAGTCGCCCGCAAAGGCCAAAACCATTGGAAAATATCTGGGCAAGGACTTTGAGGTGAAGGCCTGCATGGGCCACCTGCGGGACCTGCCCAAGAGCAAAACCGGCGTGGATGTGGAAAACGATTTCGAGCCGGTCTATAAGCCCATCAAGGGCAAAGAGGACATCATCAGCGATCTGAAAAAGTCCGCAAAGGCAGCGGACACTGTGTACCTTGCCACCGACCCGGATCGGGAGGGCGAGGCGATCTCCTGGCACCTTAAGCAGCTGCTGGACCTGCCGGACGAAAAAACAAAGCGGGTTACGTTCAACGAGATTACGAAGAACGTGGTGCAGGAGAGCATCCGACAGCCCCGGGACATTGACCAGAACTTGGTGGACGCCCAGCAGGCCCGCCGGATTCTGGACCGGCTGGTGGGCTATGAACTCAGCCCGCTTTTGTGGAAGAAGATCCGCCGGGGCCTCTCCGCCGGGCGGGTGCAGTCGGTGGCCACCAGGATGGTGGATGACCGGGACCGGGAGATCGAGGAGTTTCAGCCGGAGGAGTACTGGACACTGGACGCGAATCTCCTGGGGGCAGACGTGAAAAAAACACCTTTTGCCGCTCGTTACCACGGGAAAAACGGCAAAAAGGCGGAGCTGAAGAATGAGGAGGCGGTGAACGCCGTTGTGCGGGAGACGGAGGGCGAGCCCTTCGTGGTCCAGACGGTGAAGCGCACGGACAAGCAGCGCAGCCCCTCCCCGCCATTCACCACCTCCACGCTCCAGCAGGAGGCATCCCGCAAGCTCTCCATGACCCCCCGGCGGACGATGGCAATTGCCCAACAGCTCTACGAGGGCGTGGATATCGAGGGCGAGGGTACCGTGGGTCTCATTACCTATATGCGTACCGACTCCCTGCGCCTGAGCGAGGAGGCTCTCTCCGCCGCAAAGGAGTTCATCGTGGGCCGCTACGGCCCCGCGTATGCCGAGACCCACCGCTATAAGACAAAGGCCGGGGCTCAGGACGGCCACGAGGCTATCCGCCCCAGCAACGTGAACCTGACGCCGGAGCAGGTGAAAAAGGACCTTACCGGCGAGCAGTACCGGCTCTACCGCTTGGTTTGGAGCCGGTTTGTGGCCTGCCAGATGTCCAACGCCGTGTACGACAGCGTATCTGTGGAGATTACCGCCGGCGGTCACGCGTTCCGTGCCACCTCCTCCAGCCTGAAGTTCTCCGGCTACACCGCCGTGTACGAGGAGGGCAAGGACGAGGAGAAGGAGGAAAGGGAATCCCCGCTGCCCGCTCTGCGGGAGGGAGAGACCTTGGCGCTGCGGGATTTCTCCAAGGACCAGCACTTCACCCAGCCCCCCGCTCACTATACAGATGCCTCCCTGATCCGGGCCATGGAGGAGCAGGGCATTGGCCGTCCCTCCACTTACGCGCCCACAGTGTCCACTATTCTGGACCGGGAATACGTCATCAAGGATGGCAAATACCTGCGCATCACCAACCTGGGTCGTGTGGTGACGGCGCTGATGAAGGATAAATTTAGCGACATCGCGGACATGAAGTTCACCGCCAACATGGAGGAGAAGCTGGACTCCGTAGAGGAAGGGAAGACCCCCTGGAAGGGAGTTCTGCGGGACTTCTACGGGGACTTTGAGAGCCACCTGAGGCAGGCGGAGCAGGACTTGACCCGTATCAAGGTGCCCGACGAGGTCAGCGAGGAGATCTGCCCGGAGTGCGGGCGGAATCTGGTGGTGAAATCCGGCCGGTTCGGTCGCTTTCTGGCCTGCCCGGGTTACCCGGAGTGCAGCTTCACCATGCCGCTGGTGGTGGCCATGCCGGGCCGCTGCCCCAAGTGCGGCGGGCGCATCATGAAGCGCACCGGCAACAGCAAGAAGACCGGAAAGCAGTATACCTACTACTGCTGCGAGCATGTGAACAGCCGGGACGAGGCCAACAAGTGCGACTTCATGACCTGGGATGTGCCGGTGAAGGACGACTGCCCGGTGTGCGGCCACACGATGTTCAAAAAGGCCGGCAAAGGCTTTAAGAAGCCCTTCTGCATCAACCCGGTGTGTCCCAATTTCCTGCCGGAGGACAAGCGCGGTTATCCGAAGAAGCCCGCGGCAGAGTCCGCCGCTGAGACGGCGGAGACAAACGAAACGGCGGAGGGGACCGACGAGCAGGCTGAAAAAACTGCCGTCAAGAAAGCCGCCGCGAAAAAGCCTGCGGCCAAGAAAAATGCGGCGAAAGCGGCATCTAAATCTACGTCCAAAGCCGCCGCGAAGACCGCGTCCAAGACCACAGCGAAAAAGAAGACCACCGTCAAGACGAAGAAATCCGCAGAGGAGGATTAAGCGAGTCTGCGGGTCAGGGACAGGGCGGCCAGGAACATGGCCTCCAGCTCGGTGCTTTGCTGGCTGCTGAGGGCATCCTGGTAGCTCTCCAGAAGGGGCTGGAGGTTCTCCGGCAGGGTGTGATGGAGCTGGCGGTCCAGCTGGTCGGTATTCAGCTTTTTGATGCGGTAACTGTCCGTATGGAGCTGGGTGCGAAACTCTGTTTCAAGGGTGTAGTTATAAAGAAGCTGCATCAATTCTGTCATAAGAAATCACCTCAAAAACGCATTTAAGTTGCGTTTATTATAATACGCAACTTAAATGCGTGTCAAGAGGAGCCTATGAAAATTTTTGCCGTACGATTAAAAGAATTGCGAAATGAAAAAAAGAAAACGCAAAAGGAAATGGCGGACTTTTTGGGGCTTAAACTGCGGGCGTATCAGTATTATGAAGGAGCAACGCATTATCCAGAAGTTCCAAATTTATTGAAGCTGGCGGACTTTTTCGAGGTCTCTACGGATTATCTGTTGGGCCGCTCGAATGAACGGGAGATGAAGCCATGATGATGGCTGGCATATCCACCCCCCATTTTCTTTTCGTCTTGCCGAAAAGAAAACGGGGGTGGATTTCCCCGACAACATCGGCACCCCGTTCCCTGGAATGGTTTTCAAAAACAAAAAAGATAAGGATTCACCTATGAACATAGTTACCGTCATCGGCGCGGGTCTGGCCGGAAGCGAATGCGCCTGGCAGCTGGCCCAGCGGGGCATCCCCGTTATCCTGCGGGAGATGAAGCCGGAAAAAAAGACCCCCGCCCACACAACGGAATACTTCGCGGAGCTGTGCTGCTCCAACTCCCTGCGCTCCAACCAGCTGGAAAACGCCGTGGGCCTTTTGAAGGAGGAGCTGCGCCGTCTGGGGAGTCTGATTCTCTCCTGTGCCGATGAGACGGCGGTGGAGGCGGGCGGCGCCCTGGCGGTGGACCGACACGGCTTCGCCGCCCTGGTGACGGACCGGGTGAAGTGGCATCCCGGAATCACCCTGGTCCCCGGTGAGGTTACGGAGATTCCGGAGGGGGAGGTGGTGATCGCCTCTGGTCCCTTAACTTCGGATGCTCTGGCGGAACGGCTTCAGGCGCTTCTGGGGGAGAACTGCGACCTCCATTTTTATGACGCCGCGGCGCCGCTGGTGTCCGCTGAGAGCGTGGATATGGAGCGGGCGTGGTTCGGCTCCCGCTATGATAAGGGCACGGCGGACTATATCAACTGTCCTCTGGATGAGGCGGAGTATGACGCCTTCTGGCAGGCGCT
This genomic window from Pusillibacter faecalis contains:
- a CDS encoding excisionase, translating into MEKQEVPIWEKANLTIDEAAAYFGIGTNKLREITSNPDCEFVIRVGAKRLIKRKKFERYLEDVDTV
- a CDS encoding helix-turn-helix domain-containing protein, whose translation is MKIFAVRLKELRNEKKKTQKEMADFLGLKLRAYQYYEGATHYPEVPNLLKLADFFEVSTDYLLGRSNEREMKP
- the dprA gene encoding DNA-processing protein DprA, with product MSALKYWLWLAELRGLNNQTRLALLRHFGTPEDVFYADTGELLLTEGITREQALALENRDLSAADAILADCQRLNQRILTIQDAEYPGRLKNIYDPPCLLYIRGHLPSFDEEAAVAVVGTRGCTPYGVACAERLGYGLASAGAVVVSGLARGIDAAASRGALLAGGIAVGVAGCGLDVYYPAENRGLYEDIAAAGVLLSEYPPGARPDGRHFPVRNRILSGLSVATLVVEAPERSGALITAGTALEQGRDVFAVPGPIDAPASAGCNRLIQEGAGLVTEAWDLLREYAERFPAKLHREEAREIPRTLGYQARQKKEEPRLVPPSASAAELGLTDDQIVLLRLLDAEEPALVDDLIEQSGIPTRRVLSALTVLEVDDLIRQHSGKRYTRIVSLKE
- a CDS encoding tyrosine-type recombinase/integrase — encoded protein: MSDKRRDSKGRLLKQGERQREDGKYEYRYYDEKGGRHSVYSWRLVDTDRIPPGKRDAESLRSMEKRIRRDLEDGIKTHEADRTTLNYHYDRYIAQKIEIKESTRENYKYMYDKYVREEIGQMKLSNIKYSDIKKFYLSLIHDKGFKPNSMEVIHTILHPVFSTAVRDGIIRLNPTDGVMNEIKRTHNWEKPKRKALTEAQQSAFISYVSSSPTYRHWLSVFTVLLGTGCRIGEVVGLRWQDCDFSQGIISINHNLVYRKRESTGKVGFHVNTPKTRAGIRIIPMLAEVKHALLQERLRQMEEGFNDCVIDGYSGFIFSTRYGDVLNPHCVNRAIERICRDYNAEEKQKAKMEKRCPELLPHFSCHNLRHTFCTRFCENERDLKVIQEIMGHADITTTMNVYNEATKEKKVASFANLEGKIRIS
- a CDS encoding TrmH family RNA methyltransferase, which encodes METITSRTNPLCTHLRKLASSGSYRRERREFLCDSPKLLEEALAYGSRLQTVVCTEQAALPFVPAGVRLVAVPGDVMKSISPAQTPQGVLCVCKMPESALPERLTGRRYVVLDGVQDPGNVGTILRTADAFGADGVFLVNGCADLYNPKTVRATMGAIFRCPAWSCGLEEVLELLAGIPLYGAALRSDTTDVRTVDYSRCALAVGSEGRGLSQALLAACTKTLLIPMQPHCESLNAAVAAAVLLWEAARETI
- the topA gene encoding type I DNA topoisomerase, coding for MAKQSLVIVESPAKAKTIGKYLGKDFEVKACMGHLRDLPKSKTGVDVENDFEPVYKPIKGKEDIISDLKKSAKAADTVYLATDPDREGEAISWHLKQLLDLPDEKTKRVTFNEITKNVVQESIRQPRDIDQNLVDAQQARRILDRLVGYELSPLLWKKIRRGLSAGRVQSVATRMVDDRDREIEEFQPEEYWTLDANLLGADVKKTPFAARYHGKNGKKAELKNEEAVNAVVRETEGEPFVVQTVKRTDKQRSPSPPFTTSTLQQEASRKLSMTPRRTMAIAQQLYEGVDIEGEGTVGLITYMRTDSLRLSEEALSAAKEFIVGRYGPAYAETHRYKTKAGAQDGHEAIRPSNVNLTPEQVKKDLTGEQYRLYRLVWSRFVACQMSNAVYDSVSVEITAGGHAFRATSSSLKFSGYTAVYEEGKDEEKEERESPLPALREGETLALRDFSKDQHFTQPPAHYTDASLIRAMEEQGIGRPSTYAPTVSTILDREYVIKDGKYLRITNLGRVVTALMKDKFSDIADMKFTANMEEKLDSVEEGKTPWKGVLRDFYGDFESHLRQAEQDLTRIKVPDEVSEEICPECGRNLVVKSGRFGRFLACPGYPECSFTMPLVVAMPGRCPKCGGRIMKRTGNSKKTGKQYTYYCCEHVNSRDEANKCDFMTWDVPVKDDCPVCGHTMFKKAGKGFKKPFCINPVCPNFLPEDKRGYPKKPAAESAAETAETNETAEGTDEQAEKTAVKKAAAKKPAAKKNAAKAASKSTSKAAAKTASKTTAKKKTTVKTKKSAEED